The DNA region TCTTGGAATATCAAAGCAAGTTGCTAAAGAATATATCGATAATTACTTTGCAAGATATCCATATGTAAAAAAATACATGGAAGATATAGTAGAAAAGGCTAAAAATGATGGTTATGTAGAAACCTATATTGGAAGAAGAAGGTACATTCCTGAACTGGGTTCAAATAATTTTATAATGAAAAATTTAGGAAAAAGATTAGCTATGAACACTCCGATTCAAGGAAGCGCTGCAGATGTTATAAAAATTGCAATGGTAAAAGTATATGCTAGACTTAAATCTGAAGGGTTAAAATCTAAACTGATACTACAAGTTCATGATGAACTTATAATTGAGTCACCTGATAGTGAAAAATCATATGTAGCAGATTTATTAAAAGAAGAAATGGAATCCGCTGTAGACTTAAATGTTAAACTTACAGTTGATGCTAAATGGGGAAAATCTTGGTATGAAACAAAATAAAATGATTATTGGAATAACAGGTTCAATTGGAACAGGAAAGTCAACGGTAAGTAACTATTTAATATCAAAAGGCTATAGTGTTGTAGATGCAGACAAAATATCCAAAGGAGCCTATAATATTGGCTCAAATGGATATAAAGCTATTTTAGAAGTGTTTGGAGAAGAAATTTTAAATAGTAACGGAGAAGTAGATAGAAAAAAAATTAAAAAAATAGTATTTGATAATTCAAATATGCTACAAAGACTAAATATGGCTATTCATCCTATTATTATAAATGAAATTGAAAAAGAGATAGAAATACTGTTAGAGTCTCAAAACGTAGTTTTTCTTGATGCTCCTTTACTTATAGAAACTGAGCTTCATAAGAAGGTAAACAAGATAATTGTTGTTATCTGCGATAAAAATGAGCAAATTAATAGGATAATAAAAAGAGATAAGATTACGGCTGATATGGCTATTAGTATAATTAATAGTCAAATGAGTATTGACGAGAAGCTTAAGTTTGCAGATTATATAGTTTACAATAATAGCACTATTGAAAATTTATATAGTCAAGTTGACGAAATTATTTTGGAAATAAAAAAGGAAATATCTGATGTTTAATATGAAAAGAATTATGATAATTTTATTTATTGGATTGATTTTATTTTTAGGATATAAATCTGAGCCTAAATTATTGTTGTTTATAAAATATCCACAGCAATATAAAGAGTATGTTTTCAAATACTCAGATTTATATCAAATAGAAGATGAACTTATTTTTTCAATAATCAAAGCAGAGAGCAATTTTTATCCTTATGCTAAATCAAAAAAAGATGCTAAAGGGTTGATGCAGATTATTGACAAAACTTGGAGCTGGGGATGCAGTGAACTTGAGTCACCATCTATGGATTATTACAATATTGAGGATAATATTAAAGTAGGGACTTGGTATTTGAGAAGACTTATTAATGAATTCGGATCCGAGGAGTTAGCTGTATTGGCATATAACGCTGGATCAGGTAATGTAAATGCATGGATATCTAAAGGATATTTGTCAGATACTGACTATACAAAATGGGAAATCCCTTTTGAAGAATCTAAAGCATATATAAATAAAGTAATGAGTTATAGAAACAAATATGCTTTAATATACGAATAGAATATTGACATACTGAGTGTTTAGATGCTAAAATCAATTGCGTGAAGATTGATGCGAGAGTGCTGGAATTGGCAGACAGGCACGTTTGAGGGGCGTGTATCTTAGTGATGTGTGGGTTCAAGTCCCATCTCTCGCACCATAGCATAATTTGTATAAATATTGCTACGTAAATTTATGAAATTCATTATTTATTGCTAATAAAACAATTAAAACGATATTCGCTGAATCAATCAAAGTCTGATAATTGATGAACCGAGCCTTGATTTATTCAAAATAAGAGCTGTCTAAGTATAGATGGCTCTATTTTTTATATGATAAATCAAATTTATTGGGTAATATAATAATGTGAAAGGGTGATTATGATGGTGGGATGAGAAATATTAAGACTGCTATTTCTGTTGTGATTTGTATTGTTATATCAAATTTACTGAATTTGAATAATCCAATTTTTGTAATTATAGGTGCAATTGTAAGTATGCAAGGAAGTATAAATGAATCCTACAAAAGTGGAATTAATAGAATTCTAGGAACAGTTTTTGGTGCAATGGTAGGTATGCTATTTTATCAAATTAGCCCTAATAATACTTTATTAATTGGTCTTGGAACTATACTCATAATTCATATAAATAATAAATTAAAGTGGAATAAATCTATTGTTATTACACTTATTGTTTTTTGCTCAATTATGTTAAATACTGAAGAAAATGTGTTTATGTATTCAGCTTTTAGAGTAATTGACACAACTATAGGAATTATAGTTGCTTTTAGTGTTAATTTATTAGTGTTCAGACCAAAACATAAAGAAAAAATATCAACAATATTAGAACATTTGATTAGCTATCTAGATAAAGAGCTCTATGAGTATTTTGTGCTTAATATCCCATTTGAGTTAAAAGAATATAGTGATAAGCTAAATGAAATAAATCAATCCTACGAAATTTACAAGTCTGAATTTTTAAGTGGAGAAAAAAATTATAAGGAAGAGGAATTAATTATTAAATCACTTATGTTGCTTGATGAAATTTATCACAATATTAATATTATTCAAAACTTTGACAAACAAATATCAAAAAGTACAGCAAATATCATAAAAAAGCACCTTGAAATAGATATTTACAATACAATATCGTCTGAAGATGATTTATTCATGGTTTATAATTATCACATTAAAAACATAATCTTCGATTTGGTGAAATTAAAAGAATTACAAGGATACAACTTATAGAAAAAAGTGAAGTTGCAATTTAATTTGATTTATAGTATAATTTAAAAATGTTAACCTTCACAATGATTATTTAGGTATTAATAATTAGTTTAAACACGACAAAACAACTAAAACAGATAAAACTTACAATACAGTAATTTCAACAATAATATCACAATTTAAAACGCTTGAGGGTAAATCAAATTTAAATTAGGAGGTATCCGATGAAAAAAGGATGGTTACTATCGTGCTTGTTTACTACAAGTATAATACTTACATTTCCGGCAATAGCGGATGCAAATCAATACGAAAAGGCAGTAGTGGAATCACCTATAATAGATATTAGACTTGATTCAAACTCAAATTCAACTGTAATATCTAAAATTTCTAAAGGGCAAGAAATTTTAATTGTAGGTGAAGAGAATGGATGGACTAAGATTAAACTTGGAACAGGCATAGAAGGATTTATTGAGTCCTCAGATAGTCAAATTAAAAAGATTGAAGACGGCTTTATCACTAATAAGGGTGTAAACCTAAGAAGAAATGCTACCACAGAAAGTGAAGCAATTCATATCTTAAATACTGGAGATAAAGTTGAAATAATTGAAAAAAGTGGTCAGTGGACGAAGGTAAGATTAAATTCACTGATAGGTTATGTACATAGCGATTATATTTCATCTGACTTAAATAAATCTGCTACTGTGTCAAGAGGAGCTTCAAGAGATATCGATTCATTAATTGAAGTTGCAAAATCTAAATTAGGAACTCCATATAACTATGGAAGTTCAGGACCAAATAGCTTTGATTGTTCGGGCTTTGTTTCTTATTCATACAAGACATCTTTAGGAATTGACCTACCTAGAACATCTACTTCTCAGAGTAAGCAAGGAACTCAAGTATCTAAAGATGAGCTACAAACTGGAGATATTGTGTATTTTGATACAGGCGGTGGTCTAGACAGAGTTAATCACGTAGGTATTTATTTGTCAGACGGAGAATTCATTCATGCATCATCAGGGAGGAATATGAAAGTGATGATTTCATCTCTAGATGAAAAGCATTATCGAAACTCTTATATGGGTGCTACAAGGATTATTGAATAACCGCTTAATTAAGCGGTTATTTTTTTTAAAAAAAATATTGTTAATAAAATATTTAAAATTAAATTTTTAAAAAAATGTAGTATACTTTATAAGGACAAGTGTAAATGAATAAAGTATACATTTTATTGCTCATTTATTCATTTATTTTAAATAAATATACGAAAAAGATTAAGGAGGGAACATTTATGAAGCTATTAAGCTTTAAAGGAGGAATTCATCCTCCACATAATAAGGAACTGACAGAACATCTTCCGGTTGAAAAGGCTATTAATCCTAAAATAGTGTACATACCATTGGCCCAGCATATCGGAGCTCCATGTAGCCCAATTGTAAATGTTGGAGATATTGTGAAGGTTGGTCAAGCTATTGGAGAACCACAGGGTTTTGTTTCTTCTCCAGTTCATTCTTCAGTGTCTGGTAAAGTTATAGCTATAAAGCCTATGACTACGCCAGGTGGACAAATGACAACTTGTATTGTTATTGAAAACGATTTTAATGATGAAATCCATGAAAGTATTATGCCGTACGGTGAGGTTAAAGACCTTTCGTCTGAAAAACTTTTAGAGATAGTTAAAAATGCTGGTATAGTAGGTATGGGTGGAGCAACTTTCCCAACTCATGTAAAACTTAGCCCGCCTAAAGAAAAAAATATTGATGTTGTAATATTAAATGGAGCAGAATGCGAACCTTATTTAACAGCGGATCATAGATTGATGCTAGAAACACCCGAGGATGTTGTAAATGGATTATTAGGAATAATGAAGATTTTAGGTGTAGAAAAAGGATACATTGGAATAGAAGACAATAAACCAGATTGTATTGCCAGTGTATCAAAGGTTGCTCAAGGGATTAATAGCATTGAGGTAGTTGGACTTAGGACTAAATATCCTCAAGGAGCGGAAAAACAACTTATCTATGCATGCACTAATAGAGAGGTTCCAAGCGGGGGTCTTCCTATGGATGCCGGAGTCGTGGTTAATAACGTTGCTACTGCTGCTCAGCTTGCAAAGACTATAAGAACAGGTATGCCACTTATCGATAGAATATGTACAGTTACGGGCGGGGCAATTTCAAATCCTAAAAATATTCAAATAAAAATTGGAACTTTATACAGTGAAATAATTGACCAAGCTGGTGGCTTTAAAACTCAACCAAGTAAAGTAATCAGTGGGGGTCCGATGATGGGCATAGCACAATTTACTTTAGAAGTACCGGCAACTAAAGGTTCATCTGGAATATTATGTTTTACATATGAGGAAGCAAAGGCTAAAGAAGTTCAAAACTGTATGAGATGTGCAAAGTGCGTAAATATTTGCCCAGCTAATTTACAGCCATTATTCATAAGTGCGTATTCTTTAAAGAATGATTATAAAAAAGCAATGGAATTTAGAGCGCTTGATTGCATTGAATGCGGATCATGTTCATTTGTTTGTCCTTCAGCAAGGCCATTACTACAATCAATTCGTGTTGCTAAACGTGAAATTTTAGCTCAGAAAAGAAAAGAATCTAAATAAATTAGGAGGGTGATATAAATGGAAATGCCAAAACTAACCTTGTCATCATCTCCTCATATACAGACTAATGAAAATGTTACTACTGTTATGAGAGATGTTATTATTGCACTTTTGCCAGCTACGATTGCAGCGATATATTATTTTAGATTTGGAGCAATTGTTAATATACTAGTTGCTGTTTTAGGAGCTGTAGCTGCAGAGTATTTAATTCAAAAATTAATGAAAAAGCCAATTACAATCAAAGATTATAGTGCGGCTGTGACTGGACTTTTATTAGCATTCAATGTTCCGTCAACTTTACCTTGGTGGATGACTCTAATAGGATCAGTTTTTGCTATTGCTGTTGTAAAACAGTTGTTTGGAGGACTAGGACATAACTTTATGAATCCAGCGCTTGCAGCTAGAGCAGTGCTATTAGCTTCTTGGCCAGTAGAAATGACATCTTGGGTTACTACAGGAGCTGACGCAGTTGCTACAGCTACACCTTTAGCAGTAATTAAGGGAGCTGAAGCAGGAGCAACCTCAGCATCTATGTTTGATTTATTAATTGGAAATGTTGGAGGATGTATTGGTGAAACCTCTGCAATACTACTTATAATCGGCGGAATATATCTGATTTATAGAGGCGTAATAACATATGTAATACCAACATACTACATAGGAACTGTTGCTGTTTTAACGTTTATTTTCTC from Acetoanaerobium noterae includes:
- the coaE gene encoding dephospho-CoA kinase (Dephospho-CoA kinase (CoaE) performs the final step in coenzyme A biosynthesis.), coding for MKQNKMIIGITGSIGTGKSTVSNYLISKGYSVVDADKISKGAYNIGSNGYKAILEVFGEEILNSNGEVDRKKIKKIVFDNSNMLQRLNMAIHPIIINEIEKEIEILLESQNVVFLDAPLLIETELHKKVNKIIVVICDKNEQINRIIKRDKITADMAISIINSQMSIDEKLKFADYIVYNNSTIENLYSQVDEIILEIKKEISDV
- a CDS encoding lytic transglycosylase domain-containing protein, giving the protein MKRIMIILFIGLILFLGYKSEPKLLLFIKYPQQYKEYVFKYSDLYQIEDELIFSIIKAESNFYPYAKSKKDAKGLMQIIDKTWSWGCSELESPSMDYYNIEDNIKVGTWYLRRLINEFGSEELAVLAYNAGSGNVNAWISKGYLSDTDYTKWEIPFEESKAYINKVMSYRNKYALIYE
- a CDS encoding FUSC family protein; its protein translation is MRNIKTAISVVICIVISNLLNLNNPIFVIIGAIVSMQGSINESYKSGINRILGTVFGAMVGMLFYQISPNNTLLIGLGTILIIHINNKLKWNKSIVITLIVFCSIMLNTEENVFMYSAFRVIDTTIGIIVAFSVNLLVFRPKHKEKISTILEHLISYLDKELYEYFVLNIPFELKEYSDKLNEINQSYEIYKSEFLSGEKNYKEEELIIKSLMLLDEIYHNINIIQNFDKQISKSTANIIKKHLEIDIYNTISSEDDLFMVYNYHIKNIIFDLVKLKELQGYNL
- a CDS encoding C40 family peptidase → MKKGWLLSCLFTTSIILTFPAIADANQYEKAVVESPIIDIRLDSNSNSTVISKISKGQEILIVGEENGWTKIKLGTGIEGFIESSDSQIKKIEDGFITNKGVNLRRNATTESEAIHILNTGDKVEIIEKSGQWTKVRLNSLIGYVHSDYISSDLNKSATVSRGASRDIDSLIEVAKSKLGTPYNYGSSGPNSFDCSGFVSYSYKTSLGIDLPRTSTSQSKQGTQVSKDELQTGDIVYFDTGGGLDRVNHVGIYLSDGEFIHASSGRNMKVMISSLDEKHYRNSYMGATRIIE
- the rsxC gene encoding electron transport complex subunit RsxC, translated to MKLLSFKGGIHPPHNKELTEHLPVEKAINPKIVYIPLAQHIGAPCSPIVNVGDIVKVGQAIGEPQGFVSSPVHSSVSGKVIAIKPMTTPGGQMTTCIVIENDFNDEIHESIMPYGEVKDLSSEKLLEIVKNAGIVGMGGATFPTHVKLSPPKEKNIDVVILNGAECEPYLTADHRLMLETPEDVVNGLLGIMKILGVEKGYIGIEDNKPDCIASVSKVAQGINSIEVVGLRTKYPQGAEKQLIYACTNREVPSGGLPMDAGVVVNNVATAAQLAKTIRTGMPLIDRICTVTGGAISNPKNIQIKIGTLYSEIIDQAGGFKTQPSKVISGGPMMGIAQFTLEVPATKGSSGILCFTYEEAKAKEVQNCMRCAKCVNICPANLQPLFISAYSLKNDYKKAMEFRALDCIECGSCSFVCPSARPLLQSIRVAKREILAQKRKESK
- a CDS encoding RnfABCDGE type electron transport complex subunit D, which codes for MEMPKLTLSSSPHIQTNENVTTVMRDVIIALLPATIAAIYYFRFGAIVNILVAVLGAVAAEYLIQKLMKKPITIKDYSAAVTGLLLAFNVPSTLPWWMTLIGSVFAIAVVKQLFGGLGHNFMNPALAARAVLLASWPVEMTSWVTTGADAVATATPLAVIKGAEAGATSASMFDLLIGNVGGCIGETSAILLIIGGIYLIYRGVITYVIPTYYIGTVAVLTFIFSGFDISMLSYNILAGGLILGAFFMATDYTTSPVSKKGQIIYAIGCGLLTAVIRYYGGYPEGVSYSILLMNVATPLIDKYISPRVFGEVAK